The DNA sequence TAAATCAGAATCCAACGTATACAGGCCTTGAAATAACCCTGTTCACAAAGGCCAAAGCAAAACATCTCAAAGAACTACCCAATGTACTTTCCCACCAACCCCGTAATTCTTTCATTTCAACCATTACCTACATATAGACAGTCCGCGGACAGCAATTCGGGTGATTTCCGCCAGTGACAAGGCTTGGTGTGTCTTACTTGGTTTAGACTCCCACTGGTGCGACAATAGCATGAAAGATGTAAATTAAACGGAGTTTTTAAGTGGTTTCACCGAAGTAGTTTCCGTCCAATCCTTAAGGATTGTGGAGTATGTGGTCCGGGCCCACCGGTTTGACTATCAGACTTGGCGCGCGAGTCTAAAGGGATGGTGGATCCACTGCTGGACTGCATTCGGAGTACACATTCCTTAGGACCTAATCATAGTACGTAGTGGTAGGTCTTAAAGTAACGTGGGTACGTTGAGGGTGaacataataataataatgatacTATCAATGATTAGAGTTTGTGGCTTACACTAGAGAAAAAAGGTGGGGGAGAGGTGAGAAactgaagatgagaaatAGAATTCAACTAGTCTGCTCCCATCCTCAGACAGTCTCTTTCACGCTAACATCGGTAGTGACTTGAATGCCTGCATGTATGATACGTTCCTGGGACCCATTGTGGCTGGCTTCCACATCAGCCCTGCTGTGTCCTGTCACCGGTTTCAGCTTGATGCTACTCTGTCCCACAGTCGAGAATCCATTGTACGTCCGACGGGTGGAGGAGCCGTACATTTTCGACGGGCTGGTGAAGTCGTCCTTGCTGGCGAAACCGAGTAGGCGCTGTAATGTTGGGGAGCGATAGCTGATAAATGTTTTGAAGGAGGGAATGCACGCAATAAAAATGGCGACTGCGACTTCCACGCAAGACCAGTTCATTGCGTCGACCAACACCCCTGTAGATGTTCAGACATTAGTAAGATGTTAAGATGACTGGGGGCAAGAAATGATGATAACGCACATGTGTGGTCCACGGAGAAAGGGTTAAAATAGGTGACTCGGATGATACTTGTCACGCATACACTGGTATCCATATTGGTTAGGTCTTCTAGCACTTCCTGCGCGAAGGAGGGCAACATACAGGAGACCCAGACtgaacatcatcaccaagccCACTCTCTTTCCTacctccatcttcagtcGCAGTACCTTAGGAATAGGCATTGCGAAAAGAGCCACGTCCGTGGCTAGTTTAATCCCAAAATTGGCGTAATAAAAGAGCGTCATATCCACACACTTGCCTTCCACGAGGCCGGTGGCATCCCATGCCTTGTGGACGGGCCAACATTGAAAGATCACTACAAGGACCTCTTCAATTGTTTCGGCAACTAGAATGGCTAGTAGCCACCAGCATGCCATGCGAAACTTCTTTCCCGGAAATATGTGTAGGTAGAGCAGACAGAAGGAGATCTTGATCGCGCCGAGGGCAAGGACGTAGGAGAGCATAGTGACGAAGTCGAGCTGGGAACGGATTGATCATAATCAGCAGACGGCTGCAGAGATGTGTATTTGGATAGTGCCCATACCTTGAGAAACATGGCCCTGTCGCCGAAATCTTGTACCGTGCCAATGTGCTTGCCGAACCCATATTTGGTCACTGAAGAGTTGAACTGTTAGCGCACAGTATGTGGTCATCTGTCTCTTCCAAGGCCGCGTACTCATTATACAAGTAACGCAGAGAACGAACGTAAAGATCTAGATTAGACAGCTGTGCTTCAGTAAATAGCGATGACAGACGAGGCGCTAGGAGGCCTACCCAACTGGTCAAACATAGTAGATCATCAAGATTGATGCCTGTGAGATATCGGATACGGACGAAAAGACGCACTAGGAGCCCCGCGGTCGCGATAGCGAGGAGCGCTGTATTACAAAAGATGATTTCGGGGATCCGGGATTGAGCCAGGTAAGCTATTCGCTCCGGAGAAAGCGATCTTTCCCGGACCTCTGCCATGGGAAAGACCGGGAGGCCGTCTGTACAGAAAGAGGCTCAAAAGAGATTCCAACGAAGACCAAGATAGTTACATTTGTGGGAGCTTAAAGACGGACAGGAGGGAGCGACAGAGATCCCACCCTTATGCCCCTAAGGTATGCAAAGACTGGGGTTGTTTCATCCGCAAACCAGGgggtggggatgatgaggaatCGATTCGTCAAGACGTGGAATCCTCCGCCGATAGTTACTGTCGCAGACTTGTAGCTCCGTATCGTGATTACGGGCTAAATTGGTAGGCTGATGTCGATCCAAAGCGCGATTCAACGGACGATTTCCACGCCCCACTCCCTGATCCACTTGGAGAAATATCGCGCAGGCACCAAGTGGACTGGCCCAAAATAAAGCTTATGGCAGCATGTCCCCATCTTTGTTGATATTCAAACAGGTTATCTCCTGGGTGCTGACTGTAAGATGCTTTTACTTCGTTGGTAtatgcttttttttaatctGTTCTACCTCATTGGAATTGACCGTTGTAGAGCCCGGTCGATATTCATCTATAAATTAAACTATACTAATTTATATTGATTAGGTTCATCCCCCCTATTGTCTTCCATACCAGTCGCCAGCTGAAGttcatccaccaccagacTTGGCATGATCGCATATACTGGGAGAGGTTAGACATACTGTATGAGGTGATGCACAGATCTACCTCGCACCCTGAGCCCCAAAGCCCCTATCTGATAGTCTCCCCATTCGACAACGATCAATAGGGGCATCCAGCCGAATCACATGAATTCTGGGAGACCAACGGCAGTTCCTAGACCAACAGTTAGTGGAAAGGGATATCGGAAATTAGAACTTACCTAGTGACTTTCGGTTCCCCACCACTGCAAGTGATCTGCAGCCCCAGTGTAGTACAccgggaagaagatgatcattCCTGCGAGTGCGACAGAGGAATCCAAGGCGCTACTAAGCACAAAATTATAACTGTGCCACTATCCGCTGTGAAATCTCCGAATTAAAACCCCAAAGATAAGACCGACAATGGCCCACCTACCGTAATACATCCCTGTGGTAGGGGGATGTATGACAAGCCTGCCAGCAATAGGGGGACACTGACATTATTCCGAAATGATTTCGGGCACCGTCTCTTGAGAACATGTACAATCACAGGGAGACATGGCCCGACGATTAAGAGGTAGAAGAGACTTCGATATCACGAGTCTTTTGAGAAAAGGCGACGTGGACCTAGGGCATCCCAAATAATACTGGTGTTGAAGTTTGTTCGCCAAGAGGGACAAGTGAAAGCCATTGACGGCCTCGGGGGTGCAGAGGTGCAGATGCCTTGGATATGACATAAAGCCCAGTTGATGACGGAAACTTGGCCTAGGTAAACTTCCCACTAGGATGCCAAGGCACTGGGCCAAGAACATCGCATAAGCTGAGATCTTGGAATTGGTCAGCATGACAAGTTGACTCTCGGTCACTTAAGGGGCCACACATACGTGGTAATATAAACATAACTTCATATCTTAGGCAAATTAAATATACATAATCCCGACAAACTAGGTATTGGCGATAACTTCTCCTTCCCATATGAAGCCATCTAGTATCCGGCATAGGATTTCATAATCCAATAATCATTAGAATTTGGAAGGCCCACGCTGAATTCAACCCAAAGAATTACAGGGAAATCTGCCATCATTCACGTGTGAAAGCTGATGTATGCCATAATAACAATCAGAGTATGTTCATGCAGTGAGCCCCTCAATAACGGAGCAATCAATTATAATACGTAATACTGACCTTCCTTTTGAACGAGTGTGGCTCCAAGGACAGAGCCCAATTCCCAGTAGAGAATATGCGTTGAGGCACCAAAGT is a window from the Aspergillus oryzae RIB40 DNA, chromosome 6 genome containing:
- a CDS encoding uncharacterized protein (predicted protein), translating into MAEVRERSLSPERIAYLAQSRIPEIIFCNTALLAIATAGLLVRLFVRIRYLTGINLDDLLCLTSWFNSSVTKYGFGKHIGTVQDFGDRAMFLKLDFVTMLSYVLALGAIKISFCLLYLHIFPGKKFRMACWWLLAILVAETIEEVLVVIFQCWPVHKAWDATGLVEGKCVDMTLFYYANFGIKLATDVALFAMPIPKVLRLKMEVGKRVGLVMMFSLGLLYVALLRAGSARRPNQYGYQWVLVDAMNWSCVEVAVAIFIACIPSFKTFISYRSPTLQRLLGFASKDDFTSPSKMYGSSTRRTYNGFSTVGQSSIKLKPVTGHSRADVEASHNGSQERIIHAGIQVTTDVSVKETV